Proteins found in one Quercus robur chromosome 2, dhQueRobu3.1, whole genome shotgun sequence genomic segment:
- the LOC126713821 gene encoding protein PIN-LIKES 2-like — MEFFLASLHETVKSEAEIVLTSIVPLLKLLSITVIGLVLAHKKIQTIPKETFKILSELVFALFLPCLIFTHLGPCISLKNFIHWWFIPVNVVLSTAIGCVLGLLVAIICRPPPEYFRFTIIMTAFGNTGNIPLAIVSSVCHSTDNPFGEECYAAGVAYVSFSQWISVILVYTLVYHMMEPPLESYEIVEVEEGAAEIEEVPADDLSRPLLVEAEWPGIEDKETEHCKTPFIARLFNSISGISQSTIQDLDSVEESPSSPKSITCLAEPRMVRKIRIVAEKTPIHHILQPPTIASLLAIIIGLVPQLKSFVFNDDSIVSFITDSLDFMAEAMVPSTMLILGGILAEGPNESNLGIRTTIGIIVARLLVLPLFGIGVIMLADKLNFLVYGDQMYRFVLLLQYTTPSAILLGAIASLRGYAVKEASALLFWQHVFALFSLSLYIILYFNVLLSYV, encoded by the coding sequence ATGGAGTTCTTCCTTGCTTCATTACATGAAACAGTGAAATCAGAAGCTGAAATTGTTCTAACGTCAATAGTACCTTTATTGAAACTCCTCTCTATAACTGTCATTGGTTTAGTTCTTGCTCACAAGAAAATCCAAACTATCCCAAAAGAGACTTTCAAGATACTAAGTGAACTTGTTTTTGCTCTATTTTTGCCCTGCCTGATCTTCACCCACCTTGGTCCATGCATTAgtctaaaaaatttcattcattgGTGGTTCATCCCTGTAAATGTTGTTCTCAGTACTGCAATTGGTTGTGTGTTGGGGTTATTGGTGGCTATAATTTGCAGGCCACCACCTGAATACTTTCGATTCACCATCATCATGACTGCATTTGGAAACACGGGGAATATCCCTCTTGCAATTGTTTCATCAGTTTGCCACAGTACTGATAACCCATTTGGCGAGGAATGTTATGCAGCTGGTGTGGCATATGTATCCTTTTCTCAATGGATTTCTGTTATTCTTGTATACACTCTTGTTTATCATATGATGGAGCCCCCATTGGAGTCTTATGAGATTGTTGAAGTTGAAGAAGGGGCCGCTGAGATTGAGGAAGTACCTGCTGATGATCTCAGTAGGCCACTTCTTGTTGAAGCTGAATGGCCAGGAATTGAAGATAAGGAAACAGAACATTGCAAGACACCCTTTATAGCAAGGCTTTTCAATAGCATCTCTGGCATCTCACAATCAACTATTCAGGATCTTGATTCAGTGGAGGAAAGTCCAAGTAGTCCCAAGTCTATTACGTGTTTGGCTGAGCCTAGGATGGTTAGAAAAATCAGAATTGTAGCTGAGAAAACTCCAATTCATCACATTCTTCAGCCACCAACAATTGCTTCTCTGTTAGCTATTATTATAGGACTTGTCCCTCAGCTcaaatcttttgtttttaatgatgATTCTATTGTCTCTTTCATCACAGACAGCTTAGATTTTATGGCTGAGGCAATGGTGCCTTCAACTATGCTTATTCTGGGTGGAATTCTAGCTGAGGGTCCCAATGAATCTAATTTAGGGATCCGAACTACAATTGGAATCATTGTAGCAAGGCTTTTAGTACTTCCTTTGTTTGGAATTGGGGTCATCATGTTGGCTGATAAGTTAAATTTTTTGGTCTATGGGGATCAAATGTACCGGTTTGTGCTGTTGCTGCAATACACAACGCCAAGTGCCATTTTGTTGGGGGCAATTGCAAGCTTGAGGGGTTATGCAGTGAAGGAGGCATCAGCACTCCTCTTCTGGCAGCATGTGTTTGCTCTATTCTCCCTTTCGTTGTATATAATTCTGTACTTTAATGTGCTGCTTTCTTATGTCTAA
- the LOC126699730 gene encoding uncharacterized protein LOC126699730, whose translation MREHQPSWQLHELGEHAKRMVDEFWNVNSKEHGASIPRPVVRWSPPPEDHFKINFDAAYFEDSGLASIGVACRDHSGQAIAALCQNLGKVQSAEMAEALAARRAMIFAREMSLFDIIVEGDCLTVIQALLHVSPCPLLFGHIIDETKRLGGVLRSCMFQHVRRDGID comes from the coding sequence ATGAGGGAACATCAGCCATCTTGGCAGCTTCATGAGCTGGGTGAACATGCTAAAAGGATGGTTGATGAATTTTGGAACGTGAATTCTAAGGAGCATGGTGCGTCTATTCCTCGTCCGGTGGTTCGCTGGTCTCCTCCACCTGAGGATCATTTCAAAATAAACTTTGATGCAGCTTATTTTGAGGATTCGGGTTTAGCAAGTATTGGTGTAGCTTGTCGAGATCATTCCGGGCAAGCTATTGCGGCACTATGTCAAAATTTGGGCAAGGTGCAGTCAGCTGAGATGGCTGAAGCTTTGGCAGCTCGAAGGGCTATGATTTTCGCCAGGGAGATGAGTTTGTTTGACATTATTGTTGAAGGTGACTGCCTTACTGTTATTCAGGCTTTGCTACATGTAAGCCCCTGTCCTCTGCTATTTGGCCATATCATTGATGAGACAAAAAGACTTGGTGGAGTATTACGAAGTTGTATGTTCCAACATGTCAGGAGGGATGGAATAGATTAG
- the LOC126713822 gene encoding uncharacterized protein LOC126713822 isoform X1, with the protein MGDHFVLLMDRLLTESTLEAAIESEKLLQQAMPSASKDYSSSSHRINFKTGLSPSKLVECKICHDEDEESNMETPCSCCGSLKYAHRKCVQRWCNEKGDTTCEICLQQFKPGYTAPPPFHYAGSPINFRGNWEISRRDLNNPQFIAMVATDREFLDNDFDEYSSPTSRSLICCRLVAIIFLVLLVLRHSLPIIISGAGEYSLTLFTLLMLRTIGILLPIYIMVRAFTAIQRRRNLQDPHFSLATSDEENNLPQYQSRVIHVL; encoded by the exons ATGGGGGATCACTTTGTATTATTGATGGATCGGTTACTCACTGAATCTACTCTTGAAGCTGCTATTGAGAGTGAAAAATTGTTGCAGCAAGCCATGCCCTCAGCAAGCAAAGATTATTCGAGTTCTTCCCACAGGATCAATTTCAAAACCGGTTTATCTCCAAGTAAATTGGTAGAGTGTAAGATTTGCCATGATGAGGATGAAGAGTCAAACATGGAGACACCCTGTTCTTGCTGTGGTAGCTTGAAG TATGCTCACCGTAAATGTGTACAAAGATGGTGCAATGAGAAGGGAGACACTACCTGTGAGATCTGCCTCCag CAATTTAAGCCGGGTTATACAGCACCTCCTCCGTTTCACTATGCTGGTAGTCCAATCAACTTCAG GGGAAATTGGGAGATTTCCAGAAGGGACCTGAACAACCCTCAATTTATAGCAATGGTTGCTACTGATCGTGAATTTCTGGACAATGACTTTGATGAGTATTCATCTCCCACTTCAAGGAGCCTAATATGCTGCCGTTTAGTTGCTATAAtt TTTTTGGTTCTTCTGGTTTTACGTCATAGTCTACCGATCATAATCAGTGGAGCTGGAGAATACTCATTAACATTGTTCACG TTACTCATGTTGAGGACCATTGGGATTCTTTTGCCAATCTACATCATGGTTAGAGCATTCACTGCCATCCAGCGTCGAAGAAACCTTCAG GATCCTCATTTCTCCCTTGCCACGTCAGATGAGGAAAACAACTTACCACAGTATCAATCACGTGTTATTCATGTTCTGTAA
- the LOC126713822 gene encoding uncharacterized protein LOC126713822 isoform X2 produces the protein MGDHFVLLMDRLLTESTLEAAIESEKLLQQAMPSASKDYSSSSHRINFKTGLSPSKLVECKICHDEDEESNMETPCSCCGSLKYAHRKCVQRWCNEKGDTTCEICLQQFKPGYTAPPPFHYAGSPINFRGNWEISRRDLNNPQFIAMVATDREFLDNDFDEYSSPTSRSLICCRLVAIILLMLRTIGILLPIYIMVRAFTAIQRRRNLQDPHFSLATSDEENNLPQYQSRVIHVL, from the exons ATGGGGGATCACTTTGTATTATTGATGGATCGGTTACTCACTGAATCTACTCTTGAAGCTGCTATTGAGAGTGAAAAATTGTTGCAGCAAGCCATGCCCTCAGCAAGCAAAGATTATTCGAGTTCTTCCCACAGGATCAATTTCAAAACCGGTTTATCTCCAAGTAAATTGGTAGAGTGTAAGATTTGCCATGATGAGGATGAAGAGTCAAACATGGAGACACCCTGTTCTTGCTGTGGTAGCTTGAAG TATGCTCACCGTAAATGTGTACAAAGATGGTGCAATGAGAAGGGAGACACTACCTGTGAGATCTGCCTCCag CAATTTAAGCCGGGTTATACAGCACCTCCTCCGTTTCACTATGCTGGTAGTCCAATCAACTTCAG GGGAAATTGGGAGATTTCCAGAAGGGACCTGAACAACCCTCAATTTATAGCAATGGTTGCTACTGATCGTGAATTTCTGGACAATGACTTTGATGAGTATTCATCTCCCACTTCAAGGAGCCTAATATGCTGCCGTTTAGTTGCTATAAtt TTACTCATGTTGAGGACCATTGGGATTCTTTTGCCAATCTACATCATGGTTAGAGCATTCACTGCCATCCAGCGTCGAAGAAACCTTCAG GATCCTCATTTCTCCCTTGCCACGTCAGATGAGGAAAACAACTTACCACAGTATCAATCACGTGTTATTCATGTTCTGTAA